The sequence AAAACCAACATGGAGAATACCTGAATGGAACGCTTGGCGATAGCTCTTGCGCGTTTGGGATCGGTTTCAACACCGCTCCTCAAAATATTATCCCGGGCCACCCGACGTCTCCTGAAATCCACCCACCACCAAAGGTTGGCTGCTCCTTTTGAGATCAGGCAGTTTAAACGATAGGGGAGGTGATCAAAGAAAAAGAGTAACACCCTGGCCAGGGCGAACTCGATTATATGAAGAAGCGCCTTCAAGCTCCCTTGTTGATCAGCAGGGTCGTTATGTCACCCACAGTGCGAAAGTCTACGAGCTCTTCTTGTTCGATAGAGATCCCTGTTTCCTGTTCGATATCGTAGAACATGTCCAGGATCGTAAGAGAATCTAAACCTATTTCCTGCACTTTTGTGCTGGTACTGAAATTACTCAGGTCGATCGGATCGGTTGCGCATCCTTCAATGATGATTTTCAACTTAGCAATGAGTTCTTCTTCTTTTGATGTATCGTTCATAAAATAGTTTTAGTTAGGTGGTCCAAGGATTAAAACTCCATTTCCTCCTCCGAATCCGAAACTGTTTTTCATAACGGGTCCCTGCTTAATGGATACAGGGTCTGGGCCGATCAGGTTTACATTACATACAGGATCGGGGTTTTCTAAATTTAAATTCCCTGGCACTGTGCGATGCTTCAATGAAAGGAGGCTTGTGATCGATTCGAGGGCTCCGGACGCGCCCAAGCTGTGGCCAAAATAACTTTTATTCGCTGACACCGGAACATGGTCCACCGCCTCGCCCAGAACTGTGCGTATGGACTCACTTTCGCAACTATCGTTTCCCTTTGTCGCCGTTCCGTGACTGTTAATAAAGCTCAATTCTTCAGGCCTAATGCCAGCGTCATTCAATGCCATCCTCATGGCCTTCACCTGGCCATCGGCATCGGGGCTTGTGATATGTTTGGCGTCGGAAGATTCACCATATCCGAGGATTTCGCCTAGAATGGTCGCGCCTCGTGCTAGCGCTTTTTCATGCGATTCGAAAATGAGGACACCGGCGCCTTCACCGAGAACCGTGCCATCCCTGTCTTCCGCAAATGGACGGCATGCTTTCAACGGGTCTTCAATTTTTGAAAGCGCGGGAATATTATTCCAGATTCCGAAGTAAAACGGATTGAAAAAGGCATCTGCTCCACCGGTTAATACCGTGTCAACGTAACCGTCACGAATCATCCGAAATGCCATTCCCATAGCATTGGACGCCGAAGTACAGGCCGATACCACCATGTAGTTGGTCCCGGTCAGTTTGAACTGAAGCGACAGCGCGGCTGATATGGCGTTGTGCATACACCGAGGCACCGTGGTGGGTCGTGCACCTTTGGGACCTTTTTCTTCAAATAGTTTGAAGGCGTTGTACAGGCTGTGGTCGACTCCGGCACCGGTTCCAAACACCACAGATATGTCCTGACTCTCGAGTTCGGCTTCACTGTCGTACAACCCTGCTTGGCTGAGCGCGTCTCTAGCCGCCACGATACTCTGGTCGAGTGTGCGGTCTACAGGGCGGCGTTTGAGGAGTTTGAGTTGTTCTTCAACCACTCCCTCTTGAACTTCTGCACCGATCTTTACTTTACATTCGGTAGTATCAATAGAGGTCAATGTCCCTATCCCGGTTTTTCCAGCAATCAGGTTTTGCCACACCGTATCCTGGTCCAATCCCAATGAAGAAACGATTCCCATACCGGTAATGACGACGCGTTTACGGGCTGAAGAACTGGAAGGCTGGCTAGGATGGCTCATCGGTGTTCAGGAAAAATCGAATAAACGCGGAAATAGAAGGGAGATATTTATAAAAGCACAAGGTTCTTTAGGCGGCTATTGGAAGTACGAGTGTAATTATAAGTGCGGAGAGTATCTGACTCTCTTTCGGGCGGGTAAGTTGTGAAAATTTCCTTGCAACCGAACCAGGGCAAGAGCGTCCTCGCAGTGCCGTGTATTTCCTGAACGTTCGGCGGCAGTTCCGAGGAGTGCAACGACGACATGACCGGATGCGAAGCAGACCGGACCACGGGGACGCTCTTGCCCTGGTTGTCAGTTTGGAAGCCGGAAATTGTTACAATAGTGGTATCTGTCCCCGTATTAATAATTGAACCCATGAAGTGCCTTTTATAACTAAATCACTGAGAATCGCATGAGATACTCATAAATAGGGATGCAATCAACCAGCAGAGGTCGAAATGCTTCGGGGAACGGCTCCGTTTTTGGTTTATACGGCTGAAACCCGGAGGATCGATGAATGTTGTGATACCAATGCGGAGCCCAGATGCCTTCAAAGTCCTTGGGACCTTTTTCCCAGGACAGCATTGCTGGGTCGAAGGTTAATCCCAGAGAATCACATAATAGGCGGAGCGCTTTCTCGGGATCTTCCAGAAGATTCTTCGAATCCAGCACGAGCGGCGATTCTCCGTACGAAATTAGTTCTTCGCAGATGCTTTTCAGCTGCGGATAGCCGGTATCCACGATACCAAAATCTGGAATCGTCTTCGAATAAGAGAGCAACATGTCCCTCGGATCTCTAGTTAGAATGATGTTCTTTAGTTGTTTTAAAAAACTCCTATCCAGATCAACCAAGTGATGAGCCATGTTCTTAATAAAACGAACGGGTTCAACTGATTCTCCCAGAATGATTTCTTCTACAACCTGGCGACCATCGTTATTCTGAGACCTCAAAATATCTTCCGCTCCCGGGTGGAATTGGTGTGCATTCGTATGGGATAAATAGTGAGCATAGAGTGGCTCATCAAAGACAATGGTGTCTTCGCGTTGAGCGAATGCATACATGATCGCCGTCGATACATTGCGTGGTCCCGACCAAAGTGAAACACGTACTGTAGAATCGCTCGTCATCCTTTCACCGATTGGATGTATTGCCGGATAGATTCCTGGTACAATTGCATAAGCGTTTGGGTCAGTGAACCCGGGATCGATGTTGATTCAATTGTCTGTCCGTCCACTTCAGCAACTGGTGTCAATCCGCCGAAAGTTCCCGTAACAAATACCTCATCTGCGCTATACACATCCATCAGGGAAAAGTTTTTCTCGTGAACTGTGATGCCGTTCTTACGACAAACCTCGATCACTTTGGCCCGGGTGATTCCATTCATGCAATAATTGCCGGTTGAAGTCCACACCTCGTCGTTGCGGACTATAAAAAAGTTGGTCGCATTGCAGGTGGATACAAATCCATGAATGTCGAGCATCAGAGCTTCATCAGCACCGGCGTTGAGTGCCTGACTGAGCGCGATCACCTCATGCAGCTTGCTATGACAATTCAGACGGGGATCAAGATAATCGGGTGAACCGCGGCGGATTGCCGAAGTAAATAAACGAACCCCATGCTTCCGCACTTCCGGATTAGCCGTTTTGAACTCAGGAATTATTACGATATTGGGTGGGGTGATGGTTAATCTTGGGTCTTGAGAGGGTGTCTTCTTGTTGCCACGAGTTACCATCAGCCGCACATGGACTCCGTCTTCCATGGCGTTTGCATTCACGGTTTCGTGCAGCATCCTGGTCAGATCTTCACGTGATTTACCGATATCCATAAAAATCATGCGCGCGCCTTCAAAGAGGCGGTTCAGATGATCGTCCAGAAATACGAATACACCCTCATGTAATCTTAAACCTTCCCAAATGCCATCGCCCACTAAATACCCGCTATCAAATACGGAAATCCTGGCTTCATTTCTTGGAAACAGCTCGCCATTGATATTGATCAGAATGTGCTCATTTCGGGAGTCAGCCAAACTATCGTGTGTACCTCGATTCATGGATTGAGGTTAGGGATTCTTCAAAGGAAAGCGCAATCTATAAGAATTACCACCATTGCTAACTTTTTCCAGATCGGTGAAGCAGGCATCTATAATCTTCATAAATCTCGCAGGTTTGATCCTTGTGTTAGAACAAGTTGGATTTAGAAATGTCTGTTTTCACCGATACCCATGAAATCATTTAGTACCCTAATAGTTACTTTTTCCCTAATGTTTTGCCAGTCAGTGAACGGTGTAGAACGACCCAATATCCTCTGGTTGAGCGCAGAGGATATTAATGCTCACTTTGGCTGTTATGGGGACCCCCACGCGATAACACCTTTCCTCGATAAACTTTCTACGGAA comes from Verrucomicrobiota bacterium and encodes:
- a CDS encoding acyl carrier protein; amino-acid sequence: MNDTSKEEELIAKLKIIIEGCATDPIDLSNFSTSTKVQEIGLDSLTILDMFYDIEQETGISIEQEELVDFRTVGDITTLLINKGA
- a CDS encoding beta-ketoacyl-[acyl-carrier-protein] synthase family protein, translated to MSHPSQPSSSSARKRVVITGMGIVSSLGLDQDTVWQNLIAGKTGIGTLTSIDTTECKVKIGAEVQEGVVEEQLKLLKRRPVDRTLDQSIVAARDALSQAGLYDSEAELESQDISVVFGTGAGVDHSLYNAFKLFEEKGPKGARPTTVPRCMHNAISAALSLQFKLTGTNYMVVSACTSASNAMGMAFRMIRDGYVDTVLTGGADAFFNPFYFGIWNNIPALSKIEDPLKACRPFAEDRDGTVLGEGAGVLIFESHEKALARGATILGEILGYGESSDAKHITSPDADGQVKAMRMALNDAGIRPEELSFINSHGTATKGNDSCESESIRTVLGEAVDHVPVSANKSYFGHSLGASGALESITSLLSLKHRTVPGNLNLENPDPVCNVNLIGPDPVSIKQGPVMKNSFGFGGGNGVLILGPPN
- a CDS encoding sulfotransferase family protein; protein product: MTSDSTVRVSLWSGPRNVSTAIMYAFAQREDTIVFDEPLYAHYLSHTNAHQFHPGAEDILRSQNNDGRQVVEEIILGESVEPVRFIKNMAHHLVDLDRSFLKQLKNIILTRDPRDMLLSYSKTIPDFGIVDTGYPQLKSICEELISYGESPLVLDSKNLLEDPEKALRLLCDSLGLTFDPAMLSWEKGPKDFEGIWAPHWYHNIHRSSGFQPYKPKTEPFPEAFRPLLVDCIPIYEYLMRFSVI
- a CDS encoding aminotransferase class IV; translated protein: MNRGTHDSLADSRNEHILININGELFPRNEARISVFDSGYLVGDGIWEGLRLHEGVFVFLDDHLNRLFEGARMIFMDIGKSREDLTRMLHETVNANAMEDGVHVRLMVTRGNKKTPSQDPRLTITPPNIVIIPEFKTANPEVRKHGVRLFTSAIRRGSPDYLDPRLNCHSKLHEVIALSQALNAGADEALMLDIHGFVSTCNATNFFIVRNDEVWTSTGNYCMNGITRAKVIEVCRKNGITVHEKNFSLMDVYSADEVFVTGTFGGLTPVAEVDGQTIESTSIPGSLTQTLMQLYQESIRQYIQSVKG